Proteins encoded by one window of Acuticoccus sp. MNP-M23:
- the ftsW gene encoding putative lipid II flippase FtsW: MVSRAENTEFARWWWTVDRVLLITLLALMGIGLMLSFAASPPVAEKLGLGSYHFVQRHVLFAIPAVILLVSLSFLTPRQVRRVALVVFIAALGGIILTLFAGVEVKGSRRWISLAGFSLQPAEFIKPAFVVLTAFLFAEGSRRPDLPGRLLALFLLAIVIAPLVAQPDFGQAMLIAITWSAMIFLAGLQWRWVFALGGIGFGGIVSAYLYLPHVTQRVNAFFDPSADANYQVNRSIESFMRGGWFGEGAGEGIVKRRLPDSHTDFVFAVTAEEFGIIACGLILALFTVIVLRGLSHAFKETDEFVRLALSGLMLLFGGQAFINMAVNLQLMPAKGMTLPFLSYGGSSLLAVALTMGFALALARRRPGRVRFTAARSTREAFA, translated from the coding sequence ATGGTTAGTCGCGCTGAAAACACCGAGTTTGCCCGCTGGTGGTGGACCGTGGACCGGGTTCTGCTCATCACCCTTCTGGCGCTGATGGGCATCGGGCTGATGCTGTCGTTCGCAGCCTCGCCGCCGGTTGCCGAAAAGCTGGGCCTTGGCAGCTACCACTTCGTGCAGCGCCACGTCCTGTTCGCCATTCCGGCGGTGATCCTGCTCGTCTCGCTGTCGTTCCTGACGCCGCGGCAGGTCCGCCGGGTGGCGCTGGTGGTGTTCATTGCCGCGCTTGGCGGCATCATCCTCACGCTGTTTGCCGGCGTCGAGGTGAAGGGGTCGCGGCGCTGGATTTCGCTCGCCGGCTTTTCGTTGCAGCCCGCCGAGTTCATCAAGCCGGCCTTCGTGGTGCTGACGGCGTTCCTCTTCGCCGAAGGCTCGCGCCGGCCGGACCTGCCGGGCCGGCTTCTGGCGCTGTTCCTGCTTGCCATCGTCATCGCGCCGCTGGTGGCACAGCCCGACTTCGGCCAGGCGATGCTCATCGCCATCACCTGGAGCGCGATGATCTTTCTGGCCGGGCTGCAATGGCGCTGGGTGTTCGCGCTGGGCGGTATCGGCTTTGGCGGCATCGTGTCGGCCTATCTCTACCTGCCGCACGTCACCCAGCGGGTGAACGCGTTCTTCGACCCGTCGGCGGATGCCAACTATCAGGTCAACCGCTCCATCGAATCGTTCATGCGCGGCGGCTGGTTCGGCGAAGGCGCGGGCGAAGGCATCGTCAAGCGCCGCCTGCCGGACAGCCACACCGACTTCGTGTTCGCCGTGACCGCCGAGGAGTTCGGCATCATCGCCTGCGGCCTCATTCTGGCGCTGTTCACGGTGATCGTCCTGCGCGGCCTGTCTCACGCATTCAAGGAAACCGACGAGTTCGTCCGCCTCGCGCTGTCCGGCCTCATGCTTCTGTTCGGCGGGCAGGCGTTCATCAACATGGCGGTCAACCTTCAGCTGATGCCGGCCAAGGGCATGACGCTGCCGTTCCTGTCCTATGGCGGCTCGTCACTTCTGGCGGTTGCGCTGACCATGGGCTTTGCTCTGGCTCTGGCACGGCGCCGCCCTGGCCGGGTGCGCTTTACCGCAGCGCGGTCCACCCGCGAGGCGTTTGCGTGA
- the murG gene encoding undecaprenyldiphospho-muramoylpentapeptide beta-N-acetylglucosaminyltransferase, which yields MRALLAAGGTGGHLFPAEAIAAVLGARGHQVALMTDVRAKTLVAQFPAERVDFLPAATPRVKNPVASAKALLVLGGAVLKARKLIKAFGPDVVIGFGGYPTIPPLKAAQTLGLATVVHEANAVPGKANRFLANSATIFTAFPETPGFGKPTTFVGMPVRQAVKAAARPFEAPGDTLRLLVFGGSQGARIFADIVPPALSALSPEHRAMLRITQQCRPEDLERTRAAYDAAGIAADLAPFFTDLPQRMADAHLVVCRSGASTVAELAVIGRPSLLVPLPGALDQDQAHNAEALAAAGGAIAVLQPEFTAERLTAEIGKLLTAPAWLAQAADAARGFGRPDAAERFADAAENVAKAKP from the coding sequence GTGAGGGCGCTTCTGGCAGCAGGCGGCACCGGCGGGCATCTGTTTCCAGCGGAGGCCATTGCCGCGGTTCTCGGCGCGCGGGGCCATCAGGTCGCGTTGATGACGGACGTGCGCGCAAAGACGCTGGTTGCCCAGTTTCCGGCCGAACGCGTGGACTTTCTGCCCGCTGCCACGCCGCGGGTGAAAAACCCCGTTGCGTCGGCCAAGGCGCTTCTGGTGCTCGGCGGTGCGGTCCTGAAGGCGCGCAAGCTCATCAAGGCATTCGGGCCGGATGTGGTGATCGGCTTTGGCGGCTACCCGACAATTCCGCCGCTCAAGGCCGCGCAGACGCTGGGCCTTGCCACCGTGGTGCACGAGGCAAATGCCGTCCCGGGCAAGGCCAACCGCTTTCTCGCAAACAGCGCGACCATCTTCACGGCCTTTCCCGAAACGCCCGGTTTCGGCAAGCCGACGACCTTTGTGGGAATGCCGGTTCGCCAGGCGGTGAAAGCCGCCGCCCGGCCGTTTGAGGCACCCGGCGACACGCTGCGTCTCCTCGTGTTCGGCGGCAGCCAGGGCGCCCGGATCTTCGCCGACATCGTACCCCCGGCACTCTCCGCGCTCTCGCCCGAGCACCGGGCGATGCTGAGGATCACCCAGCAGTGCCGTCCGGAAGACCTTGAACGCACCCGCGCAGCCTACGATGCGGCGGGCATTGCGGCCGATCTTGCGCCCTTCTTCACCGATCTGCCGCAGCGGATGGCGGACGCGCATCTTGTGGTGTGCCGCTCCGGCGCATCCACCGTCGCCGAGCTTGCGGTGATCGGCCGGCCCTCGCTTCTGGTGCCGCTGCCGGGCGCGCTCGATCAGGACCAGGCCCACAATGCCGAGGCGCTTGCCGCTGCCGGCGGGGCCATCGCCGTCCTCCAACCCGAATTCACCGCAGAGCGGCTCACCGCCGAAATCGGCAAGCTCCTGACCGCCCCGGCATGGTTGGCGCAGGCAGCGGACGCGGCACGCGGCTTCGGCCGGCCCGACGCTGCGGAGCGCTTCGCCGATGCGGCCGAAAACGTCGCAAAGGCCAAGCCATGA